Proteins from a genomic interval of Aureimonas sp. AU20:
- a CDS encoding DMT family transporter, giving the protein MQAHSLFLILCAIVTGAAVPFQAGANAALGRTLGHPLWATLMSLAISMACVLPLLLIARVELPTLSSLSHAPRWIWIGGIVGAFYVTGAILVAPRLGAAGFVTAVIAGQMIASVAIYHGGLIGFPQRAMTLQRLAGLLLIFGGLVVMQAQTFSSRTGLE; this is encoded by the coding sequence ATGCAAGCCCATTCTCTTTTCCTGATCCTTTGCGCCATCGTGACCGGCGCGGCGGTGCCGTTTCAGGCCGGCGCGAACGCGGCCCTGGGCAGGACCCTCGGGCACCCTCTCTGGGCGACCTTGATGTCGCTCGCCATCAGCATGGCGTGCGTTCTGCCGCTCCTCCTCATCGCGAGAGTCGAGCTGCCGACCCTGTCGAGCCTATCGCACGCGCCGCGGTGGATCTGGATCGGGGGCATCGTCGGAGCGTTCTACGTGACCGGGGCTATACTGGTGGCGCCCCGGCTCGGCGCGGCCGGATTCGTGACCGCGGTGATCGCCGGCCAGATGATCGCGTCTGTCGCGATCTACCATGGGGGCCTGATCGGCTTTCCCCAACGGGCGATGACGCTTCAACGCCTGGCGGGACTCCTTCTGATCTTCGGCGGTCTGGTGGTGATGCAGGCGCAGACGTTCAGCTCCCGAACGGGTCTCGAGTAG
- a CDS encoding HAD family hydrolase — protein MEPFADVAALFRRARHHGWTIVLATSRPNEEIEPHLDRLGVRDLVDAVKAADDAERSKPLFFIWHVEVKRS, from the coding sequence ATCGAGCCGTTCGCTGATGTTGCGGCCCTGTTCCGCCGGGCCCGACATCACGGCTGGACGATCGTCCTCGCGACCTCCCGTCCCAACGAGGAAATCGAGCCGCACCTGGATCGGCTCGGAGTGCGCGACCTCGTCGACGCGGTGAAGGCGGCGGACGACGCCGAGCGCTCTAAACCGCTCTTCTTTATTTGGCATGTCGAGGTCAAGCGCTCCTGA
- a CDS encoding SDR family NAD(P)-dependent oxidoreductase — MSPRPAYAPPRVALISSALRDIGLAVAERLASEGLHLSLGMREPALPGFADPGRIPLQRNEAAADGEAEWVSAALGRFGRVDAIVANAGLMIPKSVIDAENEELDAMLGVNVKAPRRLAKAAFEALAASGQGRVIVLASLSGQRVKSAASGLYAMIKFAAVALAHGIRQSGFDRGIRATAVCPSFVVTDMAAAITDREPAAMTSASELTAIVSMLVNLSNTASVAEFAVKCQLEESF; from the coding sequence GTGAGCCCGCGCCCCGCCTACGCCCCGCCCCGCGTCGCGCTGATCTCCAGCGCCTTGCGCGACATCGGCCTCGCCGTTGCCGAACGGCTCGCGAGCGAGGGCTTGCATCTCTCACTCGGGATGCGCGAGCCGGCGCTGCCCGGTTTCGCCGATCCCGGACGCATCCCTCTCCAGCGCAACGAGGCGGCGGCGGACGGCGAGGCGGAGTGGGTATCGGCGGCGCTCGGTCGGTTCGGCCGCGTTGACGCCATCGTCGCCAATGCCGGGCTGATGATCCCCAAAAGCGTGATCGACGCCGAGAACGAAGAGCTCGACGCGATGCTGGGGGTCAACGTCAAGGCGCCGCGCCGCCTCGCCAAGGCGGCCTTCGAAGCGCTGGCCGCCAGTGGTCAGGGCCGGGTGATCGTGCTTGCCTCGCTGTCGGGCCAGCGGGTGAAGTCGGCCGCCTCCGGCCTCTACGCCATGATCAAGTTCGCCGCCGTGGCGCTGGCGCACGGCATTCGTCAATCCGGGTTCGACCGGGGCATCCGCGCCACCGCCGTCTGCCCCAGCTTCGTCGTCACCGACATGGCCGCCGCGATCACCGATCGCGAGCCGGCGGCCATGACGAGTGCTTCGGAACTCACCGCCATCGTCTCCATGCTCGTCAACCTGTCCAACACCGCCAGCGTCGCCGAATTCGCCGTGAAGTGCCAGCTCGAGGAGAGCTTCTGA
- a CDS encoding SDR family oxidoreductase: MTRTALVVGASGIVGSATAALLLEKGWTVHGLARRPVEQAGVLPVAADLQDAAATAVALKDLKPDAVFITTWLRQDTEAENIRVNSAMVRNLLDGLRPAGSVRHVALVTGLKHYLGPFEAYGKGALPQTPFRESQGRLDVPNFYYAQEDEVFAAAKRDGFTWSVHRPHTVIGKAVGNAMNMGTTLAVYATLCRETGRPFRFPGSAAQWNGLTDMTDARQLARQLLWAAATPGAANEDFNIVNGDVFRWSWMWGRIADWFGLQAAPFDGTLRPLEDQMKDDAPVWQQIAEREGLTERDLSRLASPWHTDADLGRPIEVVTDIGKSRRLGFLDYQATDDAFVDLFERLRADRLIP, translated from the coding sequence ATGACACGAACGGCATTGGTTGTGGGTGCGAGCGGCATCGTCGGCAGCGCAACAGCGGCGCTTCTTCTGGAGAAGGGTTGGACGGTTCACGGGCTCGCCCGCCGCCCCGTCGAACAGGCAGGTGTTCTGCCCGTGGCAGCCGACCTTCAGGACGCTGCGGCAACAGCGGTCGCGCTGAAGGATCTGAAGCCGGACGCGGTTTTCATCACGACATGGCTGCGCCAAGACACCGAGGCTGAGAACATCCGCGTCAATTCGGCTATGGTGCGCAATCTCCTCGACGGACTACGGCCGGCCGGATCGGTGCGCCATGTTGCCCTCGTCACGGGCCTCAAGCACTATCTCGGACCCTTCGAGGCATATGGAAAAGGCGCCTTGCCCCAGACTCCGTTCCGGGAGTCCCAGGGCCGACTGGACGTGCCGAACTTTTACTACGCGCAGGAGGACGAGGTTTTCGCCGCCGCCAAGCGCGATGGCTTCACCTGGAGCGTCCACCGTCCCCACACGGTGATCGGCAAGGCCGTCGGCAACGCGATGAACATGGGCACGACGCTGGCTGTCTATGCCACGCTCTGCCGTGAGACCGGCCGACCTTTCCGCTTCCCGGGCTCGGCCGCGCAGTGGAATGGCCTCACCGACATGACCGACGCTCGCCAACTCGCTCGGCAGCTTCTTTGGGCCGCCGCGACGCCGGGAGCGGCGAACGAGGACTTCAACATCGTCAACGGCGACGTCTTCCGCTGGAGCTGGATGTGGGGCCGTATCGCCGATTGGTTCGGGCTTCAAGCCGCGCCCTTCGACGGGACGCTGCGCCCGTTGGAAGACCAGATGAAAGACGATGCGCCGGTGTGGCAACAAATCGCCGAGCGGGAGGGGCTCACCGAACGCGACCTCTCGCGTCTTGCCTCCCCTTGGCACACCGACGCAGACCTCGGTCGACCGATCGAGGTGGTGACGGACATAGGCAAGAGCCGGCGGCTTGGTTTCCTCGACTACCAGGCTACGGACGATGCCTTCGTCGACCTCTTCGAGCGCTTACGTGCCGATCGGTTGATCCCGTGA
- a CDS encoding GNAT family N-acetyltransferase, which translates to MTLRITIPDTPTQVHEQAILDVLVQHNQKMAGPSGYRPVAVLLTDESGATVGGLYGKITYDWLFVELLAVPSDQRSQGHGTDLMDKAEHIARASGCIGVWLDTYEFQALGFYRKRGFEVFGTINDHPIGQRRFFLRKQLIQDA; encoded by the coding sequence ATGACACTCAGGATAACCATACCCGATACTCCGACTCAGGTGCATGAGCAGGCGATCTTGGACGTCTTGGTCCAGCACAACCAAAAGATGGCGGGTCCTTCCGGTTATCGTCCGGTCGCCGTGCTCCTGACCGACGAGAGCGGCGCAACAGTCGGCGGTCTGTACGGCAAGATTACCTACGACTGGCTCTTCGTGGAACTTCTTGCCGTGCCTTCAGATCAACGTTCGCAAGGGCATGGAACAGACCTTATGGACAAGGCGGAGCACATCGCAAGAGCGAGCGGCTGCATCGGCGTTTGGCTCGATACATACGAGTTCCAGGCACTTGGCTTCTACCGGAAACGTGGCTTCGAAGTGTTCGGCACGATCAATGACCATCCAATCGGTCAGCGACGGTTTTTCCTGCGTAAGCAGCTCATACAGGACGCCTAA
- a CDS encoding GGDEF domain-containing protein, giving the protein MPFSLLVFDLDGFKSLNDAYGHSGGDEVLRVAAERVRALVDPSHLIARLGGDEFAVLLPGSADPLEGRSIGRKIIQAVEMPITIEHQIAHISASVGVMPSQIEHVSIADLMSGAESVTTCSTIMRCVLNAALSRVSSRDQPIGT; this is encoded by the coding sequence TTGCCCTTCTCGCTTCTCGTCTTCGATCTGGATGGCTTCAAGAGCCTCAATGACGCGTACGGGCATTCGGGCGGCGATGAGGTTCTACGCGTAGCTGCCGAGCGCGTGCGGGCCCTCGTCGATCCGAGCCATCTTATCGCCCGGTTGGGCGGCGACGAGTTCGCCGTCCTTCTCCCTGGTAGCGCAGACCCTCTGGAGGGTAGATCGATCGGGCGAAAGATCATTCAGGCGGTCGAGATGCCTATCACGATCGAGCACCAGATCGCTCATATCTCGGCCAGCGTCGGCGTAATGCCCTCGCAGATCGAGCACGTCAGCATAGCCGATCTCATGTCTGGTGCAGAGAGCGTGACGACGTGCTCAACCATCATGCGGTGCGTTCTAAATGCAGCGCTTTCTCGCGTCTCTTCACGGGATCAACCGATCGGCACGTAA
- a CDS encoding winged helix-turn-helix transcriptional regulator, producing MRPGTPDEAWREDCAPRRVLELFATKWTSMVLHTLHARHGGSARTGVLLRSLPGISKKMLTQTLREMEESGLVTRHVQGTIPPAVEYRLTDLGLRFVEPVELLYDWGRANADALDLLRARRSSRKR from the coding sequence ATGCGACCCGGAACGCCCGACGAGGCTTGGCGCGAGGACTGCGCGCCGCGCCGCGTGCTCGAACTCTTCGCCACGAAGTGGACGAGCATGGTCCTGCATACGCTTCACGCACGCCATGGCGGGTCGGCGCGAACGGGCGTCCTCCTGCGCAGCCTGCCGGGCATCTCCAAGAAGATGCTGACGCAGACGCTGCGTGAGATGGAGGAAAGCGGGCTCGTCACGCGGCATGTGCAAGGCACGATCCCACCCGCCGTCGAATACCGCCTGACCGATCTCGGGCTGCGATTCGTCGAGCCCGTCGAGCTTCTCTACGACTGGGGGCGCGCGAACGCGGACGCGCTGGACTTGCTGCGCGCTCGGCGTTCATCGCGCAAGAGATAG
- a CDS encoding MarR family winged helix-turn-helix transcriptional regulator: MTRDFDRWLECLDVARGTRKITTLFLVGNHPGIRPSLIAEIIFKDRSAMGCVLDDMEGHGPLRREVAGDDSRAQEPFLTPKGEALALQVRAIVKDSREFFAGTDNADYAELVNQLRRIYWRIVANKGASA; encoded by the coding sequence GTGACGCGCGATTTCGATCGGTGGCTGGAATGTCTCGACGTCGCGCGCGGCACCCGCAAGATCACCACCCTCTTTCTGGTCGGCAATCATCCCGGCATCCGCCCCTCCCTGATCGCAGAGATCATCTTCAAGGACCGCTCGGCCATGGGCTGCGTCCTCGACGACATGGAAGGCCACGGGCCTCTCAGGCGCGAGGTGGCGGGCGACGATTCCAGGGCGCAGGAACCGTTCCTGACGCCAAAGGGCGAGGCGCTCGCCCTTCAGGTGCGCGCCATCGTGAAGGACTCGCGCGAGTTTTTCGCCGGCACCGACAACGCGGACTATGCCGAGTTGGTCAACCAGCTGCGGCGGATCTACTGGCGCATCGTCGCCAACAAGGGGGCCAGCGCGTGA
- a CDS encoding NAD(P)/FAD-dependent oxidoreductase: MPGPYVDPFHGDADLPEKVDVVVIGGGIIGASTALELAERGVSVALCEKGGIGHEQSSRNWGWVRISRRDPREVPLMAEALRIWQGLDERIGRPTGYTRAGIVFTCADDQSMAEHERWGRNLEPYQIEHRMLSASELDDLLPNSRMTVKGGLYTPTDGRAEPQKAAPAIAEAARERGAHVLTECAVRGIETMGGRVSGVVTERGSIACSQVVLAGGAWSSLFSNRFGIDLPQLKVLNSVLRTKPLEGGPDQAIWAKDFAIRKRRDGGYTVASGHENVVDIVPDTFRHARDFLPALRAEWRSLRFRVGGRFSDEMRMGRHWALDEASPFEYNRVLDPKPVKSIANGAFKALRENFPVFEKAEIAQSWGGYIDVTPDAVPVISPVDAIPGFHIATGFSGHGFGIGPAAGRLMADIVTDRPPLVDPHAFRFSRFSDGSKVELISGF, encoded by the coding sequence ATGCCCGGTCCCTATGTCGATCCGTTCCACGGCGATGCCGACCTCCCCGAGAAGGTGGATGTGGTGGTCATCGGCGGGGGCATCATCGGCGCCTCCACGGCGCTGGAACTGGCCGAGCGCGGCGTCTCCGTCGCGCTGTGCGAGAAAGGCGGCATCGGCCACGAGCAGTCCAGCCGCAACTGGGGCTGGGTGCGCATCTCGCGCCGCGACCCGCGCGAGGTGCCGCTCATGGCCGAAGCCCTTCGCATCTGGCAGGGGCTGGACGAGCGTATCGGCCGCCCGACCGGCTACACCCGCGCCGGCATCGTCTTCACCTGCGCCGACGACCAGTCGATGGCCGAGCACGAGCGCTGGGGCCGCAATCTGGAGCCCTACCAGATCGAGCATCGCATGCTCTCGGCGAGCGAGTTGGATGACCTGCTTCCCAACTCGCGAATGACCGTGAAGGGCGGGCTCTACACGCCGACCGACGGCCGCGCCGAGCCGCAGAAGGCCGCGCCCGCCATTGCGGAAGCCGCGCGCGAGCGCGGCGCGCATGTCCTGACCGAATGCGCCGTGCGTGGCATCGAGACCATGGGCGGGCGTGTCTCGGGCGTCGTCACCGAGCGCGGCTCGATCGCCTGCTCGCAGGTCGTGCTGGCGGGCGGCGCTTGGTCGAGCCTGTTCTCGAACCGCTTCGGCATCGACCTGCCGCAGTTGAAGGTGCTCAACAGCGTTCTGCGCACCAAGCCGCTGGAAGGCGGCCCCGACCAAGCGATCTGGGCCAAGGACTTCGCCATCCGCAAGCGCCGCGACGGCGGCTACACCGTCGCGTCGGGCCACGAGAACGTGGTGGACATCGTGCCGGATACGTTCCGCCACGCGCGCGACTTCCTGCCCGCGCTGCGCGCCGAATGGCGCTCGCTGCGCTTTCGCGTCGGCGGTCGCTTCAGCGACGAGATGCGCATGGGCCGGCACTGGGCGCTCGATGAGGCCTCGCCCTTCGAGTACAACCGCGTTCTCGACCCCAAGCCCGTGAAGTCCATCGCCAACGGCGCCTTCAAGGCGCTGCGCGAGAACTTCCCCGTCTTCGAGAAGGCCGAGATCGCGCAGAGCTGGGGCGGCTATATCGACGTGACGCCCGACGCAGTGCCGGTGATCTCACCCGTCGACGCCATTCCCGGCTTCCACATCGCCACCGGCTTTTCCGGCCATGGCTTCGGCATCGGCCCGGCCGCCGGGCGCCTGATGGCCGACATCGTCACGGATCGCCCGCCGCTGGTCGATCCC
- a CDS encoding LysR family transcriptional regulator, with protein MAQRIRKREWACMMNLHVVSLCDQADGWKFDLGSFGMSDVNSLRGIDLNLLVVLQALLTEQHVSRAAARLNMSQPAVSHALGRLRELFEDPLLIRQGGRLTLSAKARQLGPPLAQAIRHIADVVGPGTFDPASERMTFRLAMSDYGSSVVLPPLIRAMRRLAPNVSLSVTQAGREAMLRQVLEGEIDLAFGVFPSQPDRIEHEELFTESFLCLSDAGHASAAAIWDLDAYLARPHILVATPGEGTTEIDAALLSIGVTRDIAMVLPHWSAAPRLVHGTDLLLTIASRALGTVENLSGITVFEPPFPIATFSFKQVWHERKNADQAHRWMRNLVQECC; from the coding sequence ATGGCGCAAAGGATCAGGAAAAGAGAATGGGCTTGCATGATGAACCTCCATGTCGTCTCGCTATGCGATCAGGCGGATGGATGGAAATTCGATCTTGGCAGCTTTGGTATGAGCGATGTGAATAGTCTGCGTGGGATCGACCTGAACCTCCTCGTCGTGCTCCAGGCTCTCCTGACGGAGCAGCACGTTTCGCGTGCGGCTGCCCGACTCAATATGAGCCAGCCGGCCGTCAGCCACGCCCTCGGCCGCCTGAGGGAGTTGTTCGAGGACCCCCTCCTGATACGGCAGGGAGGCAGGCTCACGCTGTCCGCCAAGGCTAGGCAACTTGGGCCGCCACTGGCACAAGCGATCCGACACATCGCCGACGTGGTCGGGCCGGGAACGTTCGATCCGGCGAGCGAGCGCATGACCTTTCGGTTGGCGATGTCGGACTACGGATCGTCCGTCGTCCTGCCGCCCCTGATCCGGGCCATGCGCCGTCTTGCTCCCAACGTCTCCCTGAGCGTTACGCAAGCCGGCCGGGAGGCCATGCTGCGCCAGGTTCTGGAGGGCGAGATCGATCTGGCCTTCGGCGTTTTCCCGAGCCAGCCGGATCGGATCGAGCACGAGGAGCTGTTCACGGAATCCTTCCTTTGCCTGTCGGACGCGGGACATGCGTCGGCAGCGGCCATCTGGGATCTCGACGCCTATCTCGCCCGGCCGCATATTCTCGTTGCGACACCGGGCGAGGGGACGACGGAGATCGACGCGGCACTGCTGTCAATCGGGGTCACTCGCGACATCGCGATGGTTCTGCCGCACTGGAGTGCCGCACCTCGTCTCGTGCACGGCACCGACCTCCTTCTGACGATCGCCAGCCGGGCGCTGGGGACCGTTGAGAACTTGTCGGGAATCACGGTTTTCGAACCGCCGTTTCCGATCGCAACTTTCTCCTTCAAGCAGGTCTGGCACGAACGCAAGAACGCGGATCAGGCGCATCGCTGGATGCGAAACCTCGTGCAAGAGTGCTGTTAA